A genomic window from Silene latifolia isolate original U9 population chromosome Y, ASM4854445v1, whole genome shotgun sequence includes:
- the LOC141629922 gene encoding uncharacterized protein LOC141629922, giving the protein MVKDGDEGPKTWEDGHNELKLEMAQMAYVLKNIASMLKAKEKKKESDTPSESEEEDEQPKRKSKNKNDDDRGLKLDIPDFDGEMDPEKFLDWVRQAERVFEYKEYDDKKQFKVEILKLTKYASLWYENLKKQRKKEGKDKIESWIKLNKHLMRRFLPRDYEQDNYLKLQSLEQGSMSVTDYIKEFEKMSIVCDLEEKEELRVARFIKGLTPAIATKVEIQNYDGFSDVCRLALKFEKHDKARKPYAYSKGQRSGTNSYSRPAPSKAKETPKEEPKDKGKGVAEPKGSSLRRCFKCQGYGHIANECPQKQALTAQELYDMIPVFVTPEEETVQENVETDGEGIIYDLDPLSEEECLVLRNLHMETGSAENEQREQIFHTRCKVNRKICNLIIDSGSCANVVARDLVDELKLQTKDRVKPYKLHWLNGENGIQVKKQALVSLSLGPYNDEVWCDIIPMNACHILLGRPWQFDRKVEHDRRSNVYSVMKGNVRYNLKPMSPNKIKESKTKKGSMFMEAREVEEALARGERTYVLLVRELGSVGVCDDRGVQGLLEEFRDVFPDELPDGLPPLRGIEH; this is encoded by the coding sequence ATGGTTAAAGACGGTGATGAGGGTCCGAAAACATGGGAAGATGGTCATAACGAGCTGAAGTTAGAGATGGCTCAGATGGCTTATGTGTTAAAAAACATAGCAAGCATGTTAAAggctaaagagaagaaaaaagaatCGGACACTCCATCCGAATCTGAAGAAGAAGACGAGCAGccaaagaggaagtcaaaaaataagaacgatgatgatcgGGGTTTAAAACTCGATATTCCAGACTTTGATGGCGAGATGGATCCGGAAAAATTTCTGGATTGGGTAAGACAAGCTGAGAGGGTTTTCGAGTATAAAGAGTATGATGACAAGAAGCAATTTAAGGTTGAAATCTTGAAGCTTACAAAGTATGCATCTTTATGGTACGAAAATCTgaaaaaacaaaggaaaaaggAAGGCAAAGACAAGATCGAATCTTGGATCAAATTAAATAAGCACCTGATGAGACGATTCCTACCAAGGGATTATGAACAAGATAATTACTTAAAGCTCCAATCTTTAGAGCAAGGAAGCATGTCCGTGactgattatatcaaagaattcgaGAAGATGTCAATTGTATGCGATCTTGAGGAGAAAGAAGAGCTAAGGGTGGCGAGATTCATCAAGGGCCTAACACCCGCAATTGCAACGAAGGTAGAAATCCAGAATTACGATGGATTTAGCGATGTTTGCAGATTGGCGTTAAAATTTGAAAAGCATGACAAGGCACGTAAACCTTATGCTTATTCCAAGGGACAAAGGTCGGGAACTAACTCGTATTCCAGGCCAGCTCCTAGCAAGGCTAAAGAAACCCCGAAAGAAGAACCCAAGGACAAAGGAAAGGGTGTTGCCGAGCCAAAAGGGAGTTCTTTGAGGCGTTGTTTCAAGTGTCAAGGCTATGGTCATATAGCAAACGAATGTCCTCAGAAACAAGCCCTAACTGCTCAAGAATTGTATGATATGATTCCTGTATTTGTCACGCCAGAGGAGGAAACAGTCCAAGAGAATGTTGAAACTGATGGTGAAGGAATAATCTatgatttggatccgttgagtgaAGAGGAATGTTTGGTGCTGCGTAATTTACATATGGAGACGGGTTCTGCTGAGAATGAGCAACGAGAACAAATCTTCCACACTCGGTGCAAGGTAAAccgtaaaatttgcaatcttattATTGATAGTGGATCATGTGCTAATGTAGTAGCAAGGGACCTTGTTGATGAACTAAAACTGCAAACTAAAGACCGAGTTAAACCATATAAATTACATTGGCTGAATGGGGAGAACGGGATTCAAGTTAAGAAACAGGCCTTAGTTTCGTTGAGTTTAGGACCCTATaatgatgaggtgtggtgcgatATAATTCCTATGAATGCATGCCACATTCTGTTGGGTAGACCTTGGCAATTCGATAGAAAGGTTGAACATGATAGGAGATCCAATGTGTATAGCGTGATGAAGGGTAATGTGAGATATAATCTGAAACCTATGTCACCTAATAAGATTAAAGAGTCTAAAACAAAGAAGGGGAGTATGTTTATGGAGGCTCgggaggttgaggaggctttagctCGTGGAGAACGAACTTATGTGCTGCTGGTTCGTGAATTGGGGTCCGTTGGTGTGTGTGATGACCGTGGAGTACAGGGGCTGTTAGAAGAGTTCCGGGATGTGTTTCCGGATGAATTACCGGATGGGTTACCTCCTTTACGCGGTATTGAACACTAA